The nucleotide sequence AATCAGCGTATTGAGAACACTATTCGGGAGATTAAGGAAAATAAAGCCGAGCGTGAAGCAACCAAACAGGTAAGGCAGGAACTGGAACAGTTCGAGCAGAAAGAACTAAAACCGGAAGCGATTGTCATAGAAAAACCCAAGCCAACGGAAGAAGAATTTGAAGCCGACGGCGGAGCCATTACTGTCGGCAGTTACGTTCGGATTGAGGGGCAGAACGCCATTGGTGAGGTGCTTTCCTTACGGGGTAAAGACGCTGAAATCAGGATCGGCGACCTGAAGTCGACCTTAAAGCTGAACCGGCTCGAAAAAGTGAGCCGGAAGGCATTCCGGGACGCTACCGAGACTAAAGATGACCGTCCGCGCAGCCAGGGTGTAGATATGAACGAAAAAATGCAGAACTTCAGCTTCAACCTCGACATTCGGGGCAAGCGGGGCGAAGAAGCCCTCGGCGAAGTGGACCGCTTTTTCGACGATGCCCTGATGCTTGGCTACCCCGAACTACGTATCGTTCACGGCAAAGGCGATGGTATTTTGCGGACACTCGTCCGGAATCACCTGCGTGGCTACAAACAGGTTGCCCGCATGGAAGATGAACATGCCGATCGTGGTGGCGCGGGTGTAACGATAGTAAAGATGAAGTAATCTTTTCCAGGGTTGCCACTTCGTCAATGAAGCGGCAACCCTGTTGGTTTTATTCAGCCTGGTATGGATGCTGTCTTGCCCTCACGTTCTAACTGCCGCCATGGAAATACCTACCCTCCAACGGATCCTGGTTCCCGTTGACTTCAGTGAGTCCTCACTCAACGCATTAACTACGGCCGTAGCCATAAGCCAGCGACAGGGGGCCGAATTGCAGTTACTGCACGTACTCGACGCCGACACTCACGCCTTTTCGGGTGGAGAACCTGCTTCGGATGCGCTGACAGAGCTGGTGCAGGCCCAGACAAAGAAGATTGAAGAACTGGCTTCACGAACAGCCGATGAACACCAGATCACCTGTTACGGGGGTTGTCGGGTGGGCAGCGTTAGTTCCGAAATTGCAACCGCAGCTCATATTGCCGACGCCGACCTGATTGTGCTGGGAACGCACGGCACATCGGGAATTCGGGCTTTTCATATCGGCACTGAAGCCTACCAGGTTATCAAAACGGCGGGGTGTCCCGTGCTGACGGTGCCGGCTCATAAATCCTGGCCACTTTTCGAGCATATCCTGTTCCCCATCCGACCCGTACCGAACGCCCTGGAGAAGTACGAGTTTGCCCGCAAGATTATCCACCCCGACCATACTCAGCTAACTGTGCTGGCCCTGCACGCGCCCGACGAAGTGATCAGCATTGGCCAGTTGCAGGATGAAGTCGGGGCCCTGAATGTGCAGCTGGCCCGCGACGGCATCAAAAGCCAGACGATATTCTGCCCAACCGAACTCATCGCCGAGACTGTTCTGCAAAAAGCTGACGAATTAGCCGCCGACCTACTCGTTATCACTGCAACCTTGGACACCCGGATTCAGGACTTTTTTATTGGCCCCTTTACCCAGCAGATTGTACACAACGCCCGGGTGCCGGTCCTGTCGATACGTCCGCACTCTTCGTCGGCCCAGGGTCCTTCCCGGGTCGAATGGCACTATAGCTGGCAGGCTCAGGCCGCCAACTGGAAAAGTAGCGAAGCGACGCCACCGGACTGGCCGACTGGGCAGTCAAATCAGTAATGGAAGCTGTTCTGGCGGTCCTTTTGCCCGGTGGCGGGCGACCAGTTGCAAGGAGGCCATAGAACAGAAGTATGCGCAGAACCGGCCTGAAAACTTGAAGAATGTTTAGATTGCCTGCGAAGCAGTACTAAACGGCCTTCCGGATGAAAACGCCCACCAAACTAAGTGAGTTACCTGCATCGGCGATCTGCGGCAATGACATCAGTTCCTCATGTCTGTATGTTTCGGCGCTAAGCATTCTGTACGCCGGGAAATTTGCCTGGCTATCGCTATTGCTGGTAGGAGGAACCCTGTACTTATTTCGCCGAATCTACGGAGAAGTAGTAGGCGCTTTACCGCTGAACGGTGGCGCTTACAACGTCCTGCTGAATTCGGCCAACAAATCGGTCGCTTCCTTTGCAGCCTGTCTTACGATCCTCTCTTACGTTGCTACCTGCGTAATCTCGGCAAACGAAGCCATTCACTACGCAGCCTCATTTGCGTTCCATCTGCCCATCATTCTGGGCACCATTGGCCTTATCTTCTTATTCTTTCTTTTAAACCTGCTCGGCCTGAAAGAATCCTCAAAGGCCGCCGTAGT is from Spirosoma taeanense and encodes:
- a CDS encoding universal stress protein — translated: MEIPTLQRILVPVDFSESSLNALTTAVAISQRQGAELQLLHVLDADTHAFSGGEPASDALTELVQAQTKKIEELASRTADEHQITCYGGCRVGSVSSEIATAAHIADADLIVLGTHGTSGIRAFHIGTEAYQVIKTAGCPVLTVPAHKSWPLFEHILFPIRPVPNALEKYEFARKIIHPDHTQLTVLALHAPDEVISIGQLQDEVGALNVQLARDGIKSQTIFCPTELIAETVLQKADELAADLLVITATLDTRIQDFFIGPFTQQIVHNARVPVLSIRPHSSSAQGPSRVEWHYSWQAQAANWKSSEATPPDWPTGQSNQ